In Leifsonia sp. AK011, the genomic stretch CGATTTGGCTGTCATTTGGGCTGATTTGGCAGCCATATCGGAACACTCGGAGCGGAGAGTCGCCTAGGGAAGCCAGGGCATGGGGTCGACGCGCGTTCCGTCCACCCACACCTCGAAGTGGCAGTGGGCGACGGATGCATTGCCGCTGGCCCCCACGAGCCCGATGCCCTCGCCCGCCGCCACGACCTGGCCGACGGCTACCGTCGGAGATCCCTCGATGAGGTGGGAGTAAAGGGTCGCAATGCCGCCACCGTGGTCGATCTTGATGTACTGGCCCCAGCTACCGCCGAGTTCCACCTCGACGACCACTCCAGCAGCGGAGGCTACCAGCGGCGTTCCGTTCGAGCACATGATGTCGATGCCGTTGTGCATGCCCTCGCCACGAGGGCCGAAGCCGTCATTGACCTGGGCGGAACACGGCCACGTGGAGAGCAGCCCGGTGATCGGGGTCACAGACACGACCACCGGTTCGATGGGCTTCGGCATCTCGACGGTGTAGCCATCACGGCCGAGCGGGGCAACGTCGTACTGGGGCGACGTCACCCTCTGCGGAGGCCCCGCGAGAGCGCTCGCGAGCTGGGGTTCGACCACTTCCTGCTCCACGAGCGCTATCGCCGGCAGGCTCATCGTCGCGCCGAGGGCAGCGACGGAGACAAAGGCGAGAGAACGGAGCATCCCCTCCAGTCTGCCCCCAATTGGGCCAGGAGTCGAAGCCTCACCGGACACTCACTGGTGCGGCAGCGTTGCAGAAGCCCTAACGCTGCAGCTGGGTGACCTCGCGCATGACCTTCAACGCGGGGTACGCGGAGAGGAAGATCGCCATCGGAGCACGCAGGGTGAGCGATCGAACCTTGTGCCTGTCGTAGGTGCGCTCGAAGCGCATCACGTAGCTGTAGAACTCGCGGGGCGAGTCATCCAGACGCCGGGCGGACATGCCCGTCACCATGTCCGACGAGTAGGCGATCCGCACGTCGTGGGCGTGGAGGTGCAGGCTCAGGTCGATGTCCTCGTGGAGCTCGTCGTCGGGATCGAGGCACGCCTCATCCCGAATGAGCTCCCAGGCGGACCGCCGCAGCGCCATGTTGCTGCCGAAGAGCAGGTGCGATTCCTTCGTCACACGCACCAAGGCGCGGCGCAGGGCGTCGTCGGCCTTGTGGCCGAATCGGCGCAGCGGCATGTCGTAGTAGATGACGGGGCCGGTGGATGCCCCGACCTCAGGATCCTCGAAGACCATGGTCACGGCCTCAACCCACGTGGGCTCCAGCACCGAGTCGGCATCGATGCGACCGATGACGTCCCCCGTCGCGTGGTCGAGTCCGAAATTGCGGGTGGGGATGAGTCCCTGCAGGGCGTCCTGCTTGAGGTAGACGATGGGTGCGTCGGGGTAGGTGATCTGGAGCGCGTGCACGACGGCAGCTGTGCCATCCGTCGACTTGTTGTCGACAACGATGATCTCGTGCGCGGGAACCGTCTGGTGCAGTGCAGCCACGACGCTCGCTTTGATCGTGTCCTCTTCGTTGTAGGCGGGGATGACGATCGACACGCTGGGCAGGGCCATAGCGCCCACGGTACACGGCGCGTGTGGCGAGGATCGAGGTCTAGCGGCGCGATTCGCGCTGTGTCGTGCGGCGGGTAGCGCACACGAGGAGGGCGGATCCCACAAGCAATGCACCGCCGGTAGCGCCGACGATGATCTCAACGTGGCCGAGCACACTGCCGGTTTCGGCCAGCTGCGGAGAAGTTGTCGATTCGGTCGCACACACACCGTAGTCGCCCTGCGGGTTCACCAGGCAGCCGCCCGAGGATGCCGCGATCGCCGGGCTGGAAGCACCGAGCGCGAGCCCCACGGCGAGAGCGCCGGCCGCTAACCATCTCTTCGCCATACCGCCACCCCCTTCACCACGTTCGCGCGGGCCGAAGCACCGTTCGATGCCACGAACTATAACAGCGATGGGTCGTCCACGGGGGCTGTCACGAAGTCGATGAGCTCTTCGACCTTGCCGAGCAGCGCGGGTTCGAGGTCAGCAAAACTGCGCACTCGCGACAGAATACGCTGCCACGCGCGGGCGATGTCGGCCTGGTCGTCGTGCGGCCATCCGAGGGCTGCACAGATCCCATGCTTCCACTCGATGCTGCGCGGAATCTCGGGCCATGCCTCGAGCCCGACGCGCTGCGGTTTCACGGCCTGCCAGATGTCGACGTAGGGATGCCCGACCACGAGCACCGCCCCCGGGAAGCGCCGACTTGCCGCCTCCGCGATCCGGCTCTCCTTGGAACCAGCTACGAGATGGTCGACGAGGACACCCACGCGTCGGCCCTTGCCCGGCTGGAACTCGAGGAGCGCCTCCTCGAGATGGTCCACTCCCGCCAGGTATTCGACCACGACGCCCTCGATGCGCAGGTCGTCGCCCCAGACCCGCTCGACGAGCTCCGCGTCGTGCCAACCCTCGACGTAGATGCGGCTGGGGAGAGCCACTCGCGCACGCGCATCCTCCACAGCGAAGGAGCCGGAAGCGGTGCGGCGGGGTGCGGACTGTGTCGGCGCGGGCTTGACGAGAGTGACACGCTCCCCGTCGATGAGGAACACCGTGGCCAGCGGGAACGCACGCACCGCCCCCCGGCGATCCTCAAGCTGCACGAGTCCGTTCGCGAACGAGAGCACGGCCCCCGTGAAGCCCGAAGAAGGGTCCTCCACCACGAGGCCGGGGCTCACACTCACCTGTCGCGGAGGTGGCGAGGCAGAGCGACGCGAGAATCCTGCGAGCACGTCGCTGCCGTACCGGTCATCAGTCACCGCACGAGGCTAACCGCAGGTGGCCCCGTGGAAGGGATGACGCGGCTGCTAGAACCCGAAGTCGCCGCCGAAGTCGCCGCCGCCGAATCCCCCACCGAAGTCGCCGCCACCGAAGTCGCCGAGGCCGTCGCCCGCGGAGCCTGCGTCCGCGCCACTATCGCCCGAGGCATCCGTCGCCCCCGAGTCGCCGCCGGCGTCTGAGCTTCCGGCGTCAGCGGGGAGGAACGCGCCAACCAGCGCAGAGCCGATGACGTAGCCAGCCACGGTTCCGAGCAGGGAGCTCCCGACCATCGAGCCGAAACTCGGACCCTGGAACGACCGCTCCATCGTGCCCGGCTGCCGCAGCTCGGAGCGCGTCGCTGCCTGGGCGAGAGACTGCGGGTCCTGGGAGCGGGGCGCCTCGCCGACGGGGGCGTTGCGGGTGAGCTCCTCGAAGACCATCGTGCGCTGCTCCTCCGTCAGTTTGGAGAACGCCTCGGCGTGAACCTGCTCGATCGTCTCGGGCGGCGCAGTACGAAGGAGGTAGCGGTAGCGCTCGACCGCGATCTCGTCGTCGGTACGGGGGCGCTGGGGCGGGCGAGGCGATGCCTCTGGCTCGGTGCCGAAGAGTCGATCGAACAGTCCCATGAGAGTCTCCATCCCGCGGCGCTCGCCGCCCTCTTCACGATAGGGAAGCTGGCTGGGAATCAGACCAGATTTCGGTGCCGACCTGCTCAGCTGTTGGCGTGGGCGATCAGCCAGGGAAGCGGGTTGATCTGCACGTCGTCGATGATGACCTCGAAGTGGAGGTGCGGGCCGGTGCTGGAGCCGGTGTTGCCCACGGTTCCGATCTGTTGTCCACGGGTCACCGTCTGGCCGGCCTCGACCTGCAGCGACCCGAACTCCATGTGTCCGTAGACGGTCCGGGTGACCTCGCCGTCGATGACGTGCTCGAGCACGACGTTGACCCCGAGCCCGCCGCTGGCCTCCTCCGAAGTGATCACCACGCCGTCGGCCACAGCCTGCACGGGATGCCCGAGTCCGGGGGTGAGGTCGATGCCCTTGTGGTCGGACGAGCATCCATCGCAGCTTCGGTAACCGTAGCCGCTGGTCATCGTCGTGTTGGCCGGTACCGGCCACTGAACGAGCGAGAAGAGTGAGACGTCGAAACCATCGCGCGGCGCGGTTGCCGGGAGGTAGTACGGCGCTGCGAAGCCCTGGACCGCGGGTGCGTCACCGGTCGCGACGATCGAGTTCGCCTCGGCAGGCAGAGCGGGAACGCTCACGAGAGCGGCCGCGAAGCCGATCGACCCGAACGCGAGGATGCGGCGATCGAGGGAGAGGAACCCAGCGAGACGCGTGGGAGCGGCGGGGAAGGAATGGCGACCGCGCGAAACGGCAGAACGGGAAAGCAGGGGCACAGCGTGGATCCTTGAACGTGTTCGGCGCACAGTGACGCCTCGGAGTGCGTCATGGCACGGAACGGTCGTACGGTGCCGCTAGGCACCCTCAGACGGACCGGAGCCCGAGAAATCCAGCGGTGAGGTCACGCCTGCTCGACTCAGTCCTGGGGAATCTCCCTGTTACCAGCCTGCGACACGATACTGGGAGCTCCATGTGAACGAATTGAATTCAGTCGCGCTGTGATGATGACGACGCCAACCGCAACACCCACAATGGCGCCCAGGCTCGAGAGAAGGATGTCGACAACCGACGCCGAACCGTCTGGCATCCACACCGTCTGCGCCGCCTCGACCCACGCCGCGCCCAGAACGCCGAACCCCACGGCAACCCACCAGCGGCGACGTCCCATCATGAGTGTCAGGAGCAGTCCGACCGGTACGAAGAGGATCATCGGGAGCCACCACCACTGCCTGGCCGACGTGGCTCCCGGCACGAAGGTCAGGCCCACCAGCATCCCGATGTACACGAAAGCGACGAGCACGAGCAGGTGTCGTCGGCGGATCATGACGGCCAGTCTTTCAGCCGCGCCTTGATAAATGGTGAGAGAAGCGTGGATGCTCGGCGACCGTCAGCTGGGCGTTAATCCCGCAGACCGAAGAGGTCCGTTCCGTGCTTGACCAGCACGTCGTAGGCGTCGCCGTAGGTCTCCGGAATCGGCTGATCCGGGTCGAACTTCGCCAGGAGAAGGCCGAGGAGACCCTTTGCGGGACTCGAGAGCGGACGGTGCTTGTGCTTCTCGTCCGGCTTGGGCACATCCTCGGGGTTCGGCGGAGTGAACTGTGGATGGGTCACGGGCCAATCCCAGGGCTGCCGCGGAGTGGTGAGGTTGACGGCGTTGAACAGGTTGTTGGCCGTGACGTCGCGCCGTGTGAGAGGGCTGAGCCCGTGGAGGCGGTTGAGGGTTGCGATGAGCGACCCATGGTGCATCTCATCGTGGATGACCGAGCCAGCGGCCGTGTAGGCACTCACGAGGATTGCCGGGACGCGGCATCCGAGGCGGTTGAAACGGAAGCCCATCTCACCCTCCGGCGCTTCGGGCATGGGGGGAACCGCCGTGGGCGGCGACACGTGGTCGTAGGTACCCCCGTGCTCATCGAAGGTGATGAGGAAAGCGGTGTTGAGGGCATTCGACCCTGTGTCGGACTTGGCCGCCCGCAGCGCCGAGTACACCGAGTGGAGCAGGGCTTCACCGGCGCGCACATCGGAGAGGGCACCGTCGTAGAACTCGTGACCCTCGTACTCACTCTCCCTGAGGGTGCCAACGGGTGGATGCATGTCGTTGTGGTTGAACACCATGCGCGGCTCGATGAAGGCATAGTCGGGCAGGTTGCCGTGTTCGACATCGTGGAAGAACTGGGTCATATCGCGGAAGTTGGTCTTCCAGTACTTCTCCAGGACGGGAGCGTGCAGCACCCCCGTGAAGGGCACGATCTGGCTCGCGTCGTAGTAGACACGCCACGTCAGTCCGGCATCCTCCAGCCGGTTGAAGATGGTCGGGGCCGCGGGAGCATCGATCCACTTGTCGTAGCCGCCGTGGTCCTTGTTCGATACGAAACCGTGCGACGTGGAGGCGTGGAAGAACGACCGGTTGGGGAACGTCGAGGACGGCACCCCGCAGAACCAGGCGTCGTACACACCGAAACCCTTGGCGATCGTGGAGAAGACCGGCAGCATCTCGGGAGTGAAACCACCCATCGCGACGCTGTAGTCCTCGGCCGTGGGCTTCTCGCCGTGCTTGGTCTCCTCGAAATTGACGATGTAATCCTTGACGAAACCCGACATGTCGGCATCATCACCCGGCTTCGGCGAGTTGTACGGTGCCTCGATCGAGTTCTCGTAGAGCTTGCCATTCGACTCGGGATCGATGATGCCGAACAGCTGGGTGTTAACGTGCGGAAAGCTCTCGCCGGGATCGGGCTGGGGGCTCCGCATGATCTCATCGGTGCTGCCCGCGTAGGGCTGTGCGGGGACCGCCTGGCCGTCGGGGCCCTCGTTGGAGTAGGAGCCCTGATTCAGCCCGTCGAAGCTCGTGCCTCCGGGAAGCTCATCGTTCGTGTAGAGGAAGCCGAGCACGTTGTCGAACGACCTGTTCTCGAACATGATCGTGACCACGTGGTCGAAGCCCGGCTCGCTGCGGGGAGCCAGAGGGTCGAACCCGGGTGCCGGGCTCGCTGCGTTGATGGCCGCAGTGACTCCGGCAGTCGCCGCCGCGCCGGCTGCGAATCCCCCAACGCCGACGGCGGCAGTCTTCAGGAACGCCCGCCGGGAGGCTCCCGTCGCGGCTTCAGTCGAGTCAGGTTCATCGGAGTTCGGCACCACGGGTTCACTGTAATCGGGCGCGAGTTACGCCCGTGCTCCGACACCCGGCTCCGCACCACGTGCACGCCGGTCGAGGAGAGTGTCGGCATCCTCGAGGCTCGTTCCCTTGGTCTCGGGGATGACCGCGAAGACGAACCAGAACGAGAGGGCCGCGAAGATCGCGTAGAGCCCGTAGGTGAGCGGAAGGGAGAACGCCGAGAGGGGCGGGAAGGTCACCGTCACAACGAAGTTCGCGATCCACTGGGCTCCGGCGGCAACACCGAGCGCCTTTGCCCGGATCGAGTTCGGGAAGATCTCACCCAGGAGCACCCACACAAGCGGGCCCCACGAGACCCCGAACGCGATCACGAAGATGTTCGCGGCCACGAGAGCGATGGGTCCCCAGGCGCCCTCGAGGTCCGGGCCGGAACTCGTCATTGTGGCCTGGCTGAACGCAAGCGCCATGACGCCCAAGGAGATGGCCATGCCGAGCGACCCGGTCAGGAGGATCGGGCGGCGTCCCACCCTGTCGACGAGGGCGATGGCGACGAGGGTGACGGCGATGTTCACCAGGCCCGTCACCACGGAGATTGCAAAGGATGACGACTCGGGGAAGCCCACGGACGACCAGAGCTCCGTCGAGTAGTAGAAGATCACGTTGATGCCGACGAACTGCTGGAACACCGAGAGGATGATGCCGATCCAGACGATGGGCTTGAGGCCGAGGGTCGGTCCCGCGAGAGTGCCGGTGCGGCGGGCTTCGGCATCGACGGCGATCGACTTGCGGATGTCGCCGAGCGCGACATCCGCGTCTTGCCCCGGCCAGTACTTCTCGAACACGGTCCGAGCTTTCTCATCACGACCCTTGAGGACGAGATAACGGGGCGACTCGGGAAGGCGAAGGGCGATGAGGCCATAGATCAGGCCCGGGACGACGCCGACGAGGAACATCCATCGCCACGCCTCGAGCCCGCCGATCGTGGCGGTCGCGCTGCCCGCTGCATTCGCGAAGAGGGCGTCGGAGAGCAGCGCGGCGAAGATACCGATCGTGATGGCCAGCTGCTGGAGGGAACCGAGGCGACCGCGCATGCCCGCAGGAGAGATCTCGGCGATGTAGGCCGGCGCGATCACGGAGGCTATGCCAATGCCGAGACCGCCGATCACTCGCCAGATGATGAGATCGACGACGCCCGCGGCAAGGCCGGCACCGATGGCGCTCGCGATGAACAGCACGGAGCCGATGAGCATCACGGGCACGCGACCGAGGCGGTCGGCGAGGCGGCCGGCGACCACGGCACCAACGGCGCAGCCGAGAAGCGCCACGGCGACCGCGAAGCCGGTCAACGCCTCGCCGAGCGAGAAGTCGGTGCGGATGGCGTCAACGGCACCGTTGACGACGGACGAATCGAACCCGAAGAGGAAGCCGCCGACAGCACCGGCAACGGCAAGACCAATGACCTTCGAGTGAGTGGGAGAAGTCGTGGAAGCGTTCACGGACTCAGTGTGGCAGCGGGCGAGGCCGGGAGCTATCCTCGAAACACATGAATTCCACTCTGAGCTAGTCACGATTCTGGGGTCGATCCCCAGCACCGTGACGTCAGTTACTTTCAGAGGAGAACCATGTCCAGATTTCTCATCACCGGCGCGTCCGGACGCCTCGGCGCCAGCGCCCTTCACCACCTCGTCAGGCGTGTCGATCCCGGCAGCGTGACGGCACTTGTTCGCTCTCAGGCCGACGCGACAGCTCTCGCCGGGCTCGGCGTCGAGTGCCGATTCGGCGACTATGACGATCCAGCGTCGCTGGAGCGGGTGTTCGTCGACGTCGAGCGGGTGCTCTTCATCTCAAGCCCCGTGCTCGATCCGGAGACGCGTCTGCGTCAGCACCGCGCCGTCATCCACGCCTCCTCCGATGTCGAGCACGTTGTCTATACGAGCGCGCGAGGGGCTGAGTACGACCCAGCGCACCGCTTCACCGAGGCCGCCCTCGGCGAACGGGGTGCCGTGATCCTGCGCAACTCGCTCTACACCGAACCCTTCGTACAGGACGCGCTGCTCCGCGGTCTCGTTGCGGATGCCTCGGCCGGGGCCGCTGTGGCGACTGCATCGATTCACGATCTCGGGGCCGCCGCAGCTCGCGCGCTCGTCGAACCGCTCGGCAAGCGACTGTGGGAGCTGCGCGGACCGTCGTGGACGTTCGAAGAACTCTCTGCGACCCTCCGCGTGCCTCGCGACGAGGTTGACGCCGAGGGCACCGGCCAGTTCGCACCACTGGTTCCGCTGATCCGGTCCGGGGCCCTCGCCGACTCGAGTGACGATCTCGAGGAGATTCTCGGTCGAACGCCCGAGGACATCAGGGCGGTCGCGTCGCGGCTTGCTCCCTGAGTGGTTCAGGTCCGGAGAAATCCGGTCAGTACCAGCTCGTGAATCTCGGGGAGGATCTCTGCACGGAGGTCCTCCCCGTCGACATCGAGGAGTTGCGCCACCGCAGCGCAGATCACGCCCAGCGGAAGGTCGCCGTCGCACGCCCCGACCACGGCGGCGAGGGCCGTACCGATCGGGATGCTCCGGGCGAATCCGGACCCCTGCCGCAACAGCATCACGGTGGGATCGTCGGCCCCTGGCCAGTAGTGGCGCTCCTCCGTGACATCCGGTGCCAGCGTGAGGGTGGCACCCTCGAGGTCGGAGGAACCGAGCCAGTCGTGGGCATCGAAGACCTGTCGGATGTGTTGCCCCAACGATCCGCCCAGCGGGTGGCCGTAGTGCTCAACCCGTCGGAGAAGGGGCCCGGGCCCGCGACGGAACGAGAGATAGCCGAAACCGACGCGCTCGACGCCACGCGAGGAGAAGTCGTCCAACCACGCGGAGTACAGCCTGTCGAAGGCGGGCCCCGGCCGCGTTCCGCCGTCACGGATCCACGTCTCGGCGTACTCCTCGACCGATTGCACCTCACGCTCGACAACCCACGCGTCAAGACCGGTGTGCTCCGCCCACTCCCCCACCCTGTCAAGACCCGAGCGCTCCGAGTACTCCCAGTTGCCGAGCAAC encodes the following:
- a CDS encoding M23 family metallopeptidase, with protein sequence MLRSLAFVSVAALGATMSLPAIALVEQEVVEPQLASALAGPPQRVTSPQYDVAPLGRDGYTVEMPKPIEPVVVSVTPITGLLSTWPCSAQVNDGFGPRGEGMHNGIDIMCSNGTPLVASAAGVVVEVELGGSWGQYIKIDHGGGIATLYSHLIEGSPTVAVGQVVAAGEGIGLVGASGNASVAHCHFEVWVDGTRVDPMPWLP
- a CDS encoding glycosyltransferase family 2 protein, translating into MALPSVSIVIPAYNEEDTIKASVVAALHQTVPAHEIIVVDNKSTDGTAAVVHALQITYPDAPIVYLKQDALQGLIPTRNFGLDHATGDVIGRIDADSVLEPTWVEAVTMVFEDPEVGASTGPVIYYDMPLRRFGHKADDALRRALVRVTKESHLLFGSNMALRRSAWELIRDEACLDPDDELHEDIDLSLHLHAHDVRIAYSSDMVTGMSARRLDDSPREFYSYVMRFERTYDRHKVRSLTLRAPMAIFLSAYPALKVMREVTQLQR
- a CDS encoding DUF3097 domain-containing protein; amino-acid sequence: MTDDRYGSDVLAGFSRRSASPPPRQVSVSPGLVVEDPSSGFTGAVLSFANGLVQLEDRRGAVRAFPLATVFLIDGERVTLVKPAPTQSAPRRTASGSFAVEDARARVALPSRIYVEGWHDAELVERVWGDDLRIEGVVVEYLAGVDHLEEALLEFQPGKGRRVGVLVDHLVAGSKESRIAEAASRRFPGAVLVVGHPYVDIWQAVKPQRVGLEAWPEIPRSIEWKHGICAALGWPHDDQADIARAWQRILSRVRSFADLEPALLGKVEELIDFVTAPVDDPSLL
- a CDS encoding M23 family metallopeptidase, whose protein sequence is MPLLSRSAVSRGRHSFPAAPTRLAGFLSLDRRILAFGSIGFAAALVSVPALPAEANSIVATGDAPAVQGFAAPYYLPATAPRDGFDVSLFSLVQWPVPANTTMTSGYGYRSCDGCSSDHKGIDLTPGLGHPVQAVADGVVITSEEASGGLGVNVVLEHVIDGEVTRTVYGHMEFGSLQVEAGQTVTRGQQIGTVGNTGSSTGPHLHFEVIIDDVQINPLPWLIAHANS
- a CDS encoding VanZ family protein, translating into MIRRRHLLVLVAFVYIGMLVGLTFVPGATSARQWWWLPMILFVPVGLLLTLMMGRRRWWVAVGFGVLGAAWVEAAQTVWMPDGSASVVDILLSSLGAIVGVAVGVVIITARLNSIRSHGAPSIVSQAGNREIPQD
- a CDS encoding alkaline phosphatase family protein; translation: MVPNSDEPDSTEAATGASRRAFLKTAAVGVGGFAAGAAATAGVTAAINAASPAPGFDPLAPRSEPGFDHVVTIMFENRSFDNVLGFLYTNDELPGGTSFDGLNQGSYSNEGPDGQAVPAQPYAGSTDEIMRSPQPDPGESFPHVNTQLFGIIDPESNGKLYENSIEAPYNSPKPGDDADMSGFVKDYIVNFEETKHGEKPTAEDYSVAMGGFTPEMLPVFSTIAKGFGVYDAWFCGVPSSTFPNRSFFHASTSHGFVSNKDHGGYDKWIDAPAAPTIFNRLEDAGLTWRVYYDASQIVPFTGVLHAPVLEKYWKTNFRDMTQFFHDVEHGNLPDYAFIEPRMVFNHNDMHPPVGTLRESEYEGHEFYDGALSDVRAGEALLHSVYSALRAAKSDTGSNALNTAFLITFDEHGGTYDHVSPPTAVPPMPEAPEGEMGFRFNRLGCRVPAILVSAYTAAGSVIHDEMHHGSLIATLNRLHGLSPLTRRDVTANNLFNAVNLTTPRQPWDWPVTHPQFTPPNPEDVPKPDEKHKHRPLSSPAKGLLGLLLAKFDPDQPIPETYGDAYDVLVKHGTDLFGLRD
- a CDS encoding sugar porter family MFS transporter, encoding MNASTTSPTHSKVIGLAVAGAVGGFLFGFDSSVVNGAVDAIRTDFSLGEALTGFAVAVALLGCAVGAVVAGRLADRLGRVPVMLIGSVLFIASAIGAGLAAGVVDLIIWRVIGGLGIGIASVIAPAYIAEISPAGMRGRLGSLQQLAITIGIFAALLSDALFANAAGSATATIGGLEAWRWMFLVGVVPGLIYGLIALRLPESPRYLVLKGRDEKARTVFEKYWPGQDADVALGDIRKSIAVDAEARRTGTLAGPTLGLKPIVWIGIILSVFQQFVGINVIFYYSTELWSSVGFPESSSFAISVVTGLVNIAVTLVAIALVDRVGRRPILLTGSLGMAISLGVMALAFSQATMTSSGPDLEGAWGPIALVAANIFVIAFGVSWGPLVWVLLGEIFPNSIRAKALGVAAGAQWIANFVVTVTFPPLSAFSLPLTYGLYAIFAALSFWFVFAVIPETKGTSLEDADTLLDRRARGAEPGVGARA
- a CDS encoding NAD(P)H-binding protein encodes the protein MSRFLITGASGRLGASALHHLVRRVDPGSVTALVRSQADATALAGLGVECRFGDYDDPASLERVFVDVERVLFISSPVLDPETRLRQHRAVIHASSDVEHVVYTSARGAEYDPAHRFTEAALGERGAVILRNSLYTEPFVQDALLRGLVADASAGAAVATASIHDLGAAAARALVEPLGKRLWELRGPSWTFEELSATLRVPRDEVDAEGTGQFAPLVPLIRSGALADSSDDLEEILGRTPEDIRAVASRLAP